One region of Salvia miltiorrhiza cultivar Shanhuang (shh) chromosome 3, IMPLAD_Smil_shh, whole genome shotgun sequence genomic DNA includes:
- the LOC131017565 gene encoding F-box/kelch-repeat protein At3g23880-like, with protein MKNEKKVQKFLSRSARIGRRRRRVRRRRRRGRRGRRRRRNQQSLHFPEAIIEEVLSRLPVQSLLRLRCVSKSWGSLIGCERFIKTHHQNSVKNPSFPHQRVFLQKETFGRCVQCSLQSLLSSRVSPSPLPHPTNTTLMPSLTLGCYNGLLCILDEPRRRIELWNPSTRISKKLLEISSPSYVLNLGFGWVESSGEYKVFVLLVDIIDNDEWERVGKVYSSKTKSWKTIEFCDDLLSCWIRGWFAGGKLYWRKTEDDQKDIIFLDLKSEVFGKIELPFHHKEIYNEKYIVGVLGGCLCVIYYSPLLYYYPGISRVWVMKEAWEEVATLSHLNELLQPPLVRLNGKTLVDCGSTLLVYNVHNVFRIPEASAGLSSYVYVESLVSPEDV; from the coding sequence ATGAAGAATGAGAAGAAAGTTCAAAAATTTCTTTCAAGAAGTGCTAGAATaggcagaagaagaagaagagtaagaagaagaagaagaagaggaagaagaggacgaagaagaagaagaaatcagCAATCTCTCCATTTTCCGGAAGCAATCATTGAAGAAGTACTGTCAAGATTGCCAGTGCAATCACTGTTGAGATTGAGGTGCGTTTCGAAATCATGGGGCTCTTTAATTGGCTGCGAACGCTTCATCAAAACGCATCATCAAAATTCAGTAAAAAACCCATCTTTCCCCCACCAAAGGGTCTTTTTACAGAAGGAAACATTTGGTAGGTGTGTACAATGTTCTCTGCAGTCGTTGTTGAGTTCACGTGTCTCTCCATCTCCTTTACCTCACCCAACGAATACTACATTGATGCCATCTCTAACTTTGGGCTGCTATAATGGGCTGCTCTGCATTCTCGACGAACCAAGAAGAAGAATTGAGTTGTGGAACCCATCCACTAGAATCTCCAAGAAACTGCTAGAAATTTCTAGTCCCAGTTATGTTTTGAATTTGGGGTTCGGTTGGGTTGAATCGAGTGGTGAATATAAGGTGTTTGTGCTTTTGGTTGATATAATTGATAATGACGAGTGGGAAAGAGTTGGCAAAGTTTATAGTTCAAAGacaaaatcatggaaaacaaTTGAGTTTTGCGATGATTTACTTTCATGTTGGATAAGGGGGTGGTTTGCAGGTGGGAAGCTTTACTGGCGGAAGACGGAAGATGATCAGAAAGATATTATTTTCTTGGACTTGAAGAGTGAGGTGTTTGGAAAGATTGAGCTTCCCTTTCATCATAAAGAGATTtacaatgaaaaatatattgtgGGTGTGCTTGGTGGCTGCCTTTGCGTGATATACTATAGTCCTTTATTATATTACTATCCTGGAATTTCTAGAGTTTGGGTTATGAAGGAGGCTTGGGAGGAAGTGGCGACTCTTTCTCATCTTAATGAGCTGCTTCAACCACCATTGGTACGTCTAAATGGAAAGACTTTGGTAGATTGTGGATCCACTTTGTTGGTTTACAATGTTCATAATGTGTTCCGCATTCCCGAGGCTTCTGCGGGTTtaagttcatatgtctatgttgAAAGTTTAGTCTCGCCAGAAGATGTATGA